Proteins co-encoded in one Nicotiana sylvestris chromosome 7, ASM39365v2, whole genome shotgun sequence genomic window:
- the LOC104231718 gene encoding 17.6 kDa class I heat shock protein-like — translation MALIPQLLDDIFQPFNLIGSTNETSKFSNPRVDWKETQEAHVFKADLPGLKKEEVKVEVEEGRVLQISGEISGDDKEDQKKENETWRRIERPRGKFCRKFWLPENAKLDEVKACMENGVLTVTIPKQEIKKPEVKTIEITG, via the coding sequence ATGGCATTGATTCCTCAACTGCTTGACGATATCTTCCAACCCTTTAACCTAATTGGCTCAACTAATGAAACCTCTAAATTTTCCAACCCGCGAGTTGATTGGAAAGAAACCCAAGAAGCTCATGTGTTCAAAGCTGATCTTCCAGggctaaaaaaagaagaagttaaagtTGAAGTTGAAGAAGGAAGGGTTCTGCAAATTAGCGGCGAGATCAGTGGTGATGATAAAGAAGATCAGAAGAAGGAGAATGAGACGTGGCGACGCATCGAGAGACCACGTGGCAAGTTCTGCAGAAAGTTCTGGCTCCCTGAAAATGCGAAACTTGATGAGGTGAAGGCTTGTATGGAAAATGGGGTTCTCACTGTCACCATTCCTAAGCAGGAGATCAAGAAACCTGAGGTCAAAACCATTGAGATTACTGGCTAA